The proteins below are encoded in one region of Apium graveolens cultivar Ventura chromosome 4, ASM990537v1, whole genome shotgun sequence:
- the LOC141721344 gene encoding glycerophosphodiester phosphodiesterase GDPDL3: MLLKAASTTGVLLLCLVVFATADASQRSSAKHNTSSLWKTLSGDVPLTIARGGFSGIFPDSSLYAYNLALMIGSPNMILWCDVQLTRDGAGICFPELTLDNGSDIWSLFDKRKKSYLVNGASRSGWFSVDFTLDTLTKISLTQGIFSRPNIFDQSLFQVVTVEEVARQLKPPGLWLNIQHDAFFSEHNLSMSRFVISASRSVVVNYISSPEVNFLRNIVPRFKGSPTKLIFRFLGQGIEPSTNQSYGSLLNNLTYIKTFASGILVPKTFIWPLDRDLYLEPHTSLVLDAHREGLEIFASDFSNDVPFAYDYNYDPVAEYLNFIDNDNFSVDGVLSDFPITPSEAIDCFSHMGNNLSGPANPLVISHEGASGVYPGCTDLAYKQAILDGVDVLDCPVQMTKDGTPFCLGSINLIDGTTAAQTFSNQITNIPELDGNGIFSFSLDWSDIQSLKPVISNPYRDASLYRNPRNKNAGNFLALSDFLALANNASSVLGVLIRIENASYLAEKQGLSVIDAVVDSLSKAGYNNQTRKKVMIQSSSSAVLIKLKEEKNNYEFVYDIEEDISDTLNSTILDIAKFANSLVINKKSVYTENQHFLTGATDIVSKLQAFKLAVYVELFQNEFFSQAWDCLSDPYVELNLFFSGSGVDGVITDFPGTANRYRRNRCLTLGNKTPKYMDPVGVGHDGLLSVSKTQPPAEAPNPVLTLSNVTEPPFPATVVKPDADNRTSSGATAPSPKQPSGQAKVAGSSFLLSLAILLATLIL; this comes from the exons ATGTTGTTAAAGGCGGCAAGTACTACAGGCGTCTTGCTTCTTTGCTTAGTTGTGTTTGCTACTGCTGATGCTTCTCAGAGATCATCTGCTAAACACAACACCTCCTCTTTATGGAAGACGTTGAGTG GAGATGTGCCTTTAACTATTGCACGTGGTGGCTTTTCTGGAATATTTCCTGATTCCAGTTTGTACGCATACAACTTGGCATTGATGATTGGTTCGCCTAATATGATCTTGTGGTGTGATGTACAACTAACACGTGATGGAGCTGGGATCTGTTTCCCAGAACTGACTCTTGATAATGGTTCTGACATTTGGAGCCTTTTTGACAAAAGgaagaaatcgtaccttgttaaTGGTGCTAGTAGGTCGGGATGGTTCTCAGTGGATTTCACTTTAGACACTCTCACAAAAATATCCT TAACACAGGGAATTTTCTCCCGTCCCAATATATTTGATCAGAGCTTGTTCCAAGTAGTTACTGTTGAAGAGGTGGCTAGGCAGTTGAAACCACCTGGATTATGGTTAAATATTCAG CATGATGCATTTTTCAGTGAACATAATTTGAGCATGAGCCGCTTCGTAATCTCTGCATCTAGAAGTGTCGTCGTGAACTATATTTCATCACCAGAGGTCAACTTCTTGAGAAATATTGTTCCACGATTTAAGGGAAGCCCAACAAAACTTATATTTCGCTTTCTAGGACAGGGTATTGAGCCTTCCACAAACCAATCCTATGGTTCACTCTTAAACAATCTGACATATATCAAAACATTTGCTTCCGGAATTTTAGTTCCAAAAACATTCATATGGCCTTTGGATAGAGATCTATATTTGGAGCCGCATACCTCACTTGTGTTGGATGCTCATAGAGAGGGACTAGAAATTTTCGCATCTGACTTTTCAAATGATGTACCTTTTGCTTATGATTACAATTATGATCCTGTAGCTGAGTATTTAAATTTCATCGACAACGACAACTTTTCAGTGGACGGCGTGCTTTCTGATTTCCCAATAACTCCATCAGAGGCCATAG ATTGCTTCTCTCATATGGGCAATAATCTGTCTGGACCAG CAAACCCTTTGGTCATTTCACATGAAGGAGCAAGTGGAGTTTACCCTGGTTGTACTGATTTAGCATATAAACAAGCTATATTAGATGGAGTTGACGTTCTTGACTGTCCTgttcaaatgactaaggatggaACTCCATTTTGTTTAGGCTCTATAAACCTTATAGATGGAACTACGGCTGCTCAAACTTTCAGCAACCAAATTACAAACATCCCTGAACTTGACGGTAACGGAATTTTCTCATTCAGCCTTGACTGGAGTGACATCCAAAGTCTGAAAC CTGTGATCTCAAATCCTTATCGAGATGCATCATTGTATCGGAACCCAAGAAACAAGAATGCTGGAAATTTTTTGGCATTGTCTGATTTTTTGGCCTTAGCAAATAATGCAAGTTCTGTTTTAGGTGTCTTGATCCGCATCGAG AATGCATCCTACCTAGCAGAAAAGCAGGGGTTGTCTGTGATAGACGCTGTTGTTGATTCCTTGAGCAAAGCTGGTTATAATAATCAGACAAGGAAGAAAGTAATGATTCAGTCTTCGAGTAGTGCTGTTCTTATTAAACTAAAGGAGGAGAAAAACAATTATGAGTTTGTTTATGACATTGAGGAGGATATTAGTGACACCTTGAACTCGACCATTTTGGACATAGCAAAATTTGCCAATTCTCTGGTCATCAACAAAAAATCTGTTTATACTGAAAACCAGCATTTCCTTACTGGTGCCACAGATATTGTTTCAAAGCTACAGGCATTCAAGCTAGCTGTCTACGTGGAACTTTTTCAAAATGAGTTTTTTTCTCAAGCATGGGACTGCCTCTCGGATCCATATGTGGaactaaatttattttttagTGGTTCCGGAGTTGATGGTGTCATTACTGATTTTCCTGGGACAGCCAACAGATACAGAA GGAACCGCTGCTTAACTTTAGGAAACAAGACACCAAAGTACATGGATCCAGTAGGCGTAGGTCATGATGGCCTCTTAAGTGTGAGCAAAACTCAGCCACCAGCTGAAGCTCCCAACCCAGTGCTGACATTGTCCAATGTGACGGAGCCCCCATTTCCTGCCACTGTCGTTAAACCAGATGCCGATAATAGGACCAGCAGTGGTGCTACAGCACCATCCCCAAAGCAACCAAGTGGGCAAGCTAAAGTAGCTGGAAGCAGTTTCCTGCTGAGCCTTGCAATTCTTCTAGCAACTCTTATACTATAA